The genomic DNA TACCAGTCATCTCCTGTATGCCATGCAGGAAAAGACAAAGGTTGTCCCGGAAAAACCTTTCCTGTTGGTCCTATTCCAAAGTGATAATCCATCACATACCATGGGAATCTCTTCTTCCACCTGTTTCTATGATACCTCTTTATTGCAATCCACAATCTCTCTCCATCATGATCCTCTCTTCCAAGCCTTGAGGTTGTTGCTGAGTGATGAACCACTATAAACTCAAACATGTCCCCTCCTTAACTCCTCCTTTAAAACCTTTATACTTTCAGAAAGTTCATGAATTGCATCTTTCAATCTATCCATCTTTCCATTTGTTCTTATAAGTAGATAACTTGCAACAACTATTGGAAATCCCATATTTCCTATAAGTGAAAGTAGTTCTTTAAAGGTTATGGCTTCCATAATTCTCCTCCTTTAAAGGGGGCTTCTGCCCCCTTAAACTTAATCTGGGATTAAGTCGGTAAATGTTCTTTCCACAACTCCGCCATCATGAATTCCTGTGAGTTCACCATAAGGTGTAAGGAACATATTCTGGTCAATTACCCACTGCATGAAGTTCTGAATCTCCTCTGTGGTTATACCATCCTTTGGATTTCTGTATCTCATTGTGTAGTATCTTCCCGGAGTTTGAGTCTCAAAAACCATAACCAACTCCTTTACTGAAGTATCTGCCATGTTATCTCACCTCCTTTTTAAAATTTAAATCTCTTTACCCAAACTGCTTCCTTATGTTCCTGAAGGAAGAGTAAACTGGGTCAGAGATT from Caldisericia bacterium includes the following:
- a CDS encoding N-acetylmuramoyl-L-alanine amidase, which codes for MFEFIVVHHSATTSRLGREDHDGERLWIAIKRYHRNRWKKRFPWYVMDYHFGIGPTGKVFPGQPLSFPAWHTGDDW
- a CDS encoding YvrJ family protein; amino-acid sequence: MTFKELLSLIGNMGFPIVVASYLLIRTNGKMDRLKDAIHELSESIKVLKEELRRGHV
- a CDS encoding DUF2922 domain-containing protein; this translates as MADTSVKELVMVFETQTPGRYYTMRYRNPKDGITTEEIQNFMQWVIDQNMFLTPYGELTGIHDGGVVERTFTDLIPD